The segment tgtaaagtattaaatatcatatatatgatattaatatcatatatatgatattaaattgcaataaatacgtttttccttttcttattttaaagttgtacattaaaaaatatatcttttgtttacactttaatgtttaattattttttaaatcaactcgtgtaatacacgggtttcacacctagtttaacaataaatgtaacgGCACATTTGATTCTTATTATCTCATAAATCAAATATTACAATCTTAAGTTATTACATCTATTATTCATACTCTCTCCTAACGATGGTCAGTGACGGAATCCTCTTGGTTGTCACATGTAGGATATgaacgattataattttacataaataaaaaacataaatctcttaattaataatttattgaaaatagttgattaataattatgaattttattataaaaatttatttatttttgtaaccGTAGTTGTCATGATAACCTAGTGTAGAAAGATGATAGGAAGAAAAAAATAGGAAGCTATTTGATTTCTCTAATTTAAATGGTAGTAATTATAAGATTGTGTATCTAAGTAAAGATCCAATTCCACAAGTTTCCTAGAATGTCTAATAGAAATCATACAATGTTTCTATTTTTACTCTTGTTTCTTAGAAGATGTGTTGGAAATCCGGGAAACTTCTGTATTTAGAAATATTCTAAAATTGTTGTTGAAACAACCAAAAGAACGACCATTGAAAGAATTATCTAATTCCACTATTAACTTTATCCTTAAAACGTTCTTATCATCTAACATGTCTTCCATACCGATTCCATTATTTTGTGTTATCATTCTTTGAATTTTCAAGCTTTATACATTTTATCGTCTAATCTTCATGCAACGTCACAAGGGTTCATATATGTGATGCATAACTTTTTGTGGGTAGAAACCCAAAGAGTTTCAAGATCGATGTCCAATAATATTGCAAGTTCTATAGATCAATCCCTCCAAAAACTTGTAGAGGAGGTCATAACCAACGACCCTTCATGGAACTTTGTTAGTTCCGTATACAAAACCAAGATTGCTGGCATGTCACGTAATGTCACGACAACATGGTCAAAGAATCTCATCACCGTTTCCCTCCAAATCACCATAGAAAGCCTCTCAAAAGATGAAGATCCTTACGTATGTAGGATTGATGTGAATACATGGCAATTTTGGGGCAAAAAAGGTTTGAAATCCTTCAAAGTTGATGAAGAACGTGTAGACGTTTATTGGAACCTAAGAGATGCCAACTTCTCGACTAGCCCCGAGCCTTGCTCGGATTATCACGTGGCATTAGTATATGATGAAGACATGGTTTTGTTACTtggagatcaagaagaagaagcttgTAGGAGAAGCAAGTCAACGACATGTTTGGAAAAACCATTATTAGTTCTCAAAGAAGAGAACATTTTTGGTAAGAATCTTTTTACTTCAAAAACGGTGTTGGGAAAAGAAGGAAATGAGCACCACATAGTCATTGAAACGGCTATATCATGTGAGAATAATGAAGAACCTGAAATGTGGATTGGTGTAGATGTTGCTTCGATCCGAATTGACAATTTGCATTGGAGATTTCGTGGGTACGAGGACTTTTTGGTGGATGGTATGCCGGTACAAGTGTTATGGGATGTGCATGATTGGTTGTACATGAGGTCAAATTCAGGGTCGGGTGGTATATTTATTTTTAGACAAAACACGAATGGGCTTCAACCCACTAGTCTTTCATGTAGTAATGAAAAAACAAAGGAAGATGATGATTGTGCTGCTGAATTTTGTCATTTTCTGCATGTTTggaaaattgattgatacaaaaATGTAGATAATCTAAAAGTAGTCGCCATTTATTTCGTTAGATTAATATCAACTTTATATCGACatattatatgatagtttattaATAATGTAATAAAAAGTTGCACGTTTAACCGGTGAAGAATCTAGCTCTAAAGTTGGATGAACGGGAGGGTTGGGGTCTGTATTGTCAAATCCCGAAACTAAAAGGGCTATTTTTGTCTAAAAAGTAACTGACAAGGGGAAATGAGAACGTCAAACAAGCTCGGGCCATTTCTGAAATTACCGACTGTTTAGGGCTTTTATACTTCGTGCCTTCAAATTCGAAGAGATTTCAAAGAAATGGCGATATTCGCGGGAAAATGCATTTATGGCGCTGCATTTGAGCTTCAGTCCAGAGTTTTCGTGAAGCCATGGTGAATTATTGTTAATTAGTCGTTTATTTGCTGATAATTTGTGTAGAAAATTCGATGTTTTGTTGGTTAATTTGTTGATGAATAAGTTGATTTTTTGGTTCAGTAGGGCGATGATGATTATAGTCCGATGCTGTTCGAATTCGGATGAAAGCTCCATGAATTCCCCAGTTAGGTACACTCCTAAGAAatctttaaaatataataaagttAATGATTATACTCCGGCTGCAAAGGAATCCAAGAATTTCGAAGTGCGTCGATTCACAAACCCCGATTCATTGTATGTTGAGTTTTCAAATGCTGGAGAAAGATCCAGTATAGGATTTTCTGTGCACGAGAAATCACTGGATAACGATTTTAAGGAAGGTACATATCTCTATTACTAGGGTTTAAGAACTTTAAGTTGTTTATCTTGGCAAAAAAATTTCTAATTCTGGATTATTATTTTCTACAAGAAACGCCGAGAAAAATGATGACTGAAGTAGATTTGGTCTATGTGTATGCAGGCCATGTTatatcaaaagaaaagaaaacttaTAATTCAAATGTGAGATTAGAGGTCGGTGAACCTGATTACAAATGGAGATCTGCGGATTCAAAGGTTATGGAAGAAGCTGATGAATTTGATGCCATGGAAGGTCTTGATGAGGATTTAGATGAACATGATTCTCTTAATGGAGAATACGAAATCAAAAATCTCACAATTAAAACTAAAGAAGAAGCTGAGAAGACAGCAATTAGATTGCTTGGTGCAAGGTTAAAATCCTTGCATATGAAATTAAACTATGATAATGCTTCTTGTGTCATTTGTAATGGAGATCCCAACATTTTTTAGTATTTTGTATCCAGAGCATATACAGCACTTGAACTGAAGAAGAAACTGATAGGAAAGAAATTCTCCGATGAAGTTGTGAATGCTGTGATTTCTGACTTCCAAAACAGGTGCATAATCAAATACCATGGATTCTCTTTAGAGATGATCCTTTAGAAGTTGTTGATTTTTCAAGTTTGTTACAGAGGATTTATCAACGATTTGTTGTATGCTGAATCATTTTCTCGATCAAGATGGTCTTCATCAAGTTGGGGTCCACGTAGGATCAAGCAGGTAAGCCGTTCTTTCTGTGATTTTTTCTAcatcttaataaaaaaaaaaagctgGAAATTCAATCTGTTTCAGGCATTGGCCAAAAAGGGAGTTAATGATCTGGATGCACAGAAAGCAATAAAAGTGGTGTTAGAAGATGGGGAGTCTGTTCCAAAATTTGGGTTATCAAAGCCATCAATGGATCATCTGTTTGCCCAAGTTTCAAAGCAATGGCTTCGTGCTAAAGACCTACCAACTGAAAAACAAAAATCAAGAATCATCAATTGGCTTCAATACCGTGGTTTTAATTGGGGCGTTATTAACTTTATCTTAAAAAAGTTACAATCCGAGCATCCAGTGAAAACTGATGATGGGTAGATGGGTCAAGCTGAGTTATTTAATCTTTAAATTTTCTAATACTCCCAGAAATCCTATCCTTGTTGACTCTAAATCTAAATCTATATAATTGCACTCATTGATTGAATCTCTATATACTAATATATGCTTCAAAACATCATTGCCGACTATACCCACAAACAAACAATAGTCTTCTTCCATTTTACTTTCCAAGCATGATCTAACTACTTGCGTTAGTTTTCATCAGTCAAACAAGAGAAACCGATGGACATAGAACCAATATGTTGGGAAAAACAAAAACAGCCACAACGGTAATTTAACAAATATGACAGTTAACTTGAATGAATCCTTTACGATGCAAATGCAAACAAATAAGAAATTGTAAATGAGCAGCCTCTGGATCTCCAAAAGACCAAAACATAATCCAACAATTGAAAACGTCGGCCCATATGCGTATGCTATGAAGCTATTCTCCAAATATCAACAATCTTTGTTGCTAAGTTTTTAAAAACGGGAAAAGAACCATTTTCCTTCTCTCTTATCTAATCTATATATCATGGCTGTTAATCAACCCTAGAAGTTACACAAATACAAGGGTCAAAATCCAAATAGAAAACACAACAAATGTGGAAATGGCTTTTAATACCAATCAATCAATTCCAATATTCAACAAATAAGGCAAACTTTTGAAATCATAAGAATAATTCATGTCCACAAACAGATAATCATGTTTGCTTAATTCAACCAGAGCAAAACTTATCAAAACAAGttggaaacataaacataaacataaaacataagcataagcataagcataaacatgAACATGAAGAAATTCAGGTACTGGCAGTCTGGCATGGCTTCCTTCATCAGGTATCCTCAACTCTTGAGTGAAAAACAAAGCTCGGGAATGTTGTTGTGATGTCcctatcaaaatcaaaatcaaaaccctaaactCAAATTCCAtccatcataaaacaaaataaaagaaaagatgcAAAAG is part of the Lactuca sativa cultivar Salinas chromosome 7, Lsat_Salinas_v11, whole genome shotgun sequence genome and harbors:
- the LOC111876065 gene encoding uncharacterized protein LOC111876065 isoform X3; protein product: MAIFAGKCIYGAAFELQSRVFVKPCRAMMIIVRCCSNSDESSMNSPVRYTPKKSLKYNKVNDYTPAAKESKNFEVRRFTNPDSLYVEFSNAGERSSIGFSVHEKSLDNDFKEGHVISKEKKTYNSNVRLEVGEPDYKWRSADSKVMEEADEFDAMEGLDEDLDEHDSLNGEYEIKNLTIKTKEEAEKTAIRLLGARAYTALELKKKLIGKKFSDEVVNAVISDFQNRGFINDLLYAESFSRSRWSSSSWGPRRIKQLEIQSVSGIGQKGS
- the LOC111876065 gene encoding uncharacterized protein LOC111876065 isoform X2, which produces MAIFAGKCIYGAAFELQSRVFVKPWAMMIIVRCCSNSDESSMNSPVRYTPKKSLKYNKVNDYTPAAKESKNFEVRRFTNPDSLYVEFSNAGERSSIGFSVHEKSLDNDFKEGHVISKEKKTYNSNVRLEVGEPDYKWRSADSKVMEEADEFDAMEGLDEDLDEHDSLNGEYEIKNLTIKTKEEAEKTAIRLLGARAYTALELKKKLIGKKFSDEVVNAVISDFQNRGFINDLLYAESFSRSRWSSSSWGPRRIKQALAKKGVNDLDAQKAIKVVLEDGESVPKFGLSKPSMDHLFAQVSKQWLRAKDLPTEKQKSRIINWLQYRGFNWGVINFILKKLQSEHPVKTDDG
- the LOC111876073 gene encoding uncharacterized protein LOC111876073, with the translated sequence MSNNIASSIDQSLQKLVEEVITNDPSWNFVSSVYKTKIAGMSRNVTTTWSKNLITVSLQITIESLSKDEDPYVCRIDVNTWQFWGKKGLKSFKVDEERVDVYWNLRDANFSTSPEPCSDYHVALVYDEDMVLLLGDQEEEACRRSKSTTCLEKPLLVLKEENIFGKNLFTSKTVLGKEGNEHHIVIETAISCENNEEPEMWIGVDVASIRIDNLHWRFRGYEDFLVDGMPVQVLWDVHDWLYMRSNSGSGGIFIFRQNTNGLQPTSLSCSNEKTKEDDDCAAEFCHFLHVWKID
- the LOC111876065 gene encoding uncharacterized protein LOC111876065 isoform X1 codes for the protein MAIFAGKCIYGAAFELQSRVFVKPCRAMMIIVRCCSNSDESSMNSPVRYTPKKSLKYNKVNDYTPAAKESKNFEVRRFTNPDSLYVEFSNAGERSSIGFSVHEKSLDNDFKEGHVISKEKKTYNSNVRLEVGEPDYKWRSADSKVMEEADEFDAMEGLDEDLDEHDSLNGEYEIKNLTIKTKEEAEKTAIRLLGARAYTALELKKKLIGKKFSDEVVNAVISDFQNRGFINDLLYAESFSRSRWSSSSWGPRRIKQALAKKGVNDLDAQKAIKVVLEDGESVPKFGLSKPSMDHLFAQVSKQWLRAKDLPTEKQKSRIINWLQYRGFNWGVINFILKKLQSEHPVKTDDG